A segment of the Pan paniscus chromosome 9, NHGRI_mPanPan1-v2.0_pri, whole genome shotgun sequence genome:
AATATGATAATTGACATAGGTGAGCTGCAAATCCTTAAAGTAGAGCTAAGTAAACTAGCATTCCTACGCTGTAAGTTCTGTCCAAATTTTCATATCTTAGTCAAAGCACTTCAGAAAAATGAGCATGAATTGTGAACTTGGGGCAAATATggcaaaaaagaaacatcaaGTGCACAGTGTGAGAAAGTACTACAGTTCTGTGTCATTTAGAGTTCTTTGACACAGCAACAGACAGACACCCAGCCCAGTGCCCCTAAGCCTTCAGGTGGCGTCAGAGGCTGCTTTACGGATAATGGCACTCCTCAGAGCACCTTTGACATCCTTGTTCCTAAGGGTGTAAATCAAAGGGTTGAGTAAGGGAGTGACAAAGGTGTAGACCAACGCGATTTGGCGGTCCTCATCCTCTGAGGTGCTGGACCGAGGACGCAGGTACACGAGGCTGCAGCAGCCATACTGCAGCAGGACCacggtgaggtgggaggagcaggtgGAGAAGGCCCGGCGGCGGCCCTCGGCAGAACGGATGCTCAGGATGGCACAGGTGATGAACACGTAGGAGACGCAGATGAGCAGGAAGGGGATGGTCAGCACGAGGATGCTCACGACATAGAGGACAGCCTGGTGCACGCGGATGTCAGCGCAGGCCAGGCGCAGGACGGGAGGCACATCGCAGAGGAAGTGGTTGATTTCCTGGTGGTGGCCGCAGAAGGGCAGGGTGAAGATTAAGGCTGTGAGctgcagggagaggaagagggccaggcccagggccccacccAGCATCTGCGTGCACAGCTCGCGGGTCAGGATGAGGGTGTAGTGCAGCGGGTGGCAGATAGCCACATAGCGGTCATAGGCCATGATCGCCAAGAGGAAACAGTCCGTGCTGCCGAGGGTGACAAAGAAGAACATTTGGGCCCCACATCCAGCCAACGAAATGGGCTTCTGGGCCCCCAAAATGTTGGAAAGCATCAAGGGTACTACCACGGTGGTGTAGCAGATTTCCAGGAAAGACAGGTTGGACAGGAAGAAATACATCGGGGTGCGGAGGGTGCTGTGTGTGCACACCACCCAGATGATGGCTGTGTTGCCACAGAGGATCATCAagtagaggaggaggaagagaaggaagagaagaacctGGAATTCAGTGGCTGTGGTGAACGCACGGAACACAAACTCAGTGGGGTCAGACTGGTTGAAGACAAGTTTCCCCACAGGCATGTCTTATGCAAAAGAATAGGACGCACTGAGCTCTTCTTGGCTGAGTTGCTTTATTTCTTGAGTAAAAGCAGGAGTGTACAATTTTATTTGGAATTAACTATTTAGTAGCTAGTTTCCAATCACGGTGCATGAGAATGAATTCACGATAGAGGGTTTGGTATACTTTTCCTTGGAGATCTTCATGAATGGGATAGACAGTCATCTGCAGAAATTCCTGGGGGCAAGACATATAGACACATGTAGATGTTCCTTGTGAAATATCTTCCCCCACCCCGATATTTTCAATCCAATTGATAAGACTTAATTATTTTGCTTGTATTTAATTACAGTGAAGAGTTGTATGgttgcacatattttaaaattagataaatgaatttgtcttttacttttttcagtAAGCACTCTCATTGAAATATAACATACACGTGGAGGAATTCACAAATCCTAAGTGTGAAgcttgatttgtttatttattttaacatcgTAAATACGCCAGTATAACCACTACAAAGGTTAAGAAATAGAACGATTCCAGTGACCTACAAACATCCTTCATGTTGTCAGTCTTTATGCTTCACAAAAGTAACCACTTTTTGACTTTTATCATTACAGATTGATGTAACTATGTTTCAACTTATATATGAAATGCTAAAGCATGTACTTTATTGTAACTGGCTTCAACATTGTGTCTGCAAAGGTTATTCTTGTTGTTCTGAATCAATCCTTTGTTCTTTCCATTGCTTTATGGCTATAAGTTATTCACTTTACATTCAGTTATTTTGACTCCACATACAAGTAGGAAAACACCCATTGTTACAATCTTTTCTGATATGTACTCTTCATATATTTCCTCTCTTTTGAACATTTTATCTAAATTTCCAACAGGAAGCTAAACTTTTGGACTCAAATAGTTTCAAATGAAAGGGAAGTGAACAGAGTCAGGTTAAAATTAAAGTGGAGCTTCCTGAGATAAGAAAAGACAATGAGGAAACTAAAAATGCAATAGCACAATTGAATTATGCATTAACATAATCAAGAGAATAAGAAAGACCTTTGCAAGCATCTGGGAAGTTAAAAATACCTGTGAATTAAGCACTTTCAGGTTAGActacaactttatttttaatacaaaaatttaagAGACAATACAAAATATCtacagaattttaagaaaaacaaattgggGTGAAAGAATTCTGTATCAAAGCCTTAGTGATTTATGTTCAAAAGCAACAGAAAGACTTTCTCAGATTTGGAAGGGCTTAGGAATTATTTcattctaaatataattttaaaaatccctcaACAAAGACTATGAGTTGCTGCATGATTAATCAGAGTAATCAGAACATATACTTTAAGGTTGGGAAAGTTGTAATGTAAAATAATATGCTttggaaaagcaaataataaaatatgtatttaatattaaatagtgCAAATATtgttaaaagcaaaaaagaattgctaagaataatttttaaagatgtgcataatataaaatatgaaaactaaaataattatgtatatttaaaaccaCAATTTATATAATAGAAAAACTGATAGGGAGGGatgggagaaatgaaaatatgctaATTTCCTAAACCTATGTACAAAAagactccataaatattttatttagatgtgACTAGAGAAATTAGTCACAACCATATATATCCAAACACATATTTCAAACATATTTCTGAATAATAATCATCAATAGAATAAAAACCAGCATATCCATTCCAAATGatcagaagatttttaaaaagtaaatatagcatagagaacaaaagaaacaaagaaaactgtGAGCAAGCTTACAAGATAAAATAGGTTAAAGTAAACcgagaaaagcaaatatttatgaaaataaatctaAATGGGGTTTATGTTCTAGTAGAGACAGCCTCATATTCACAAATGAAAAAACTTCAATCACATATAAATATAGTGACATAGAAAGGCTAGCATCCACTTTTGTTTAGCACTGTATTTTAGAACTTAACCaatgcaataaaatttaaaaagatgcagATTTGGTTGTCTAACTGAAAACACAACAGAATAAATTGAAGAAGTTAGGATGAATAAAATAGTCTTCATGGTGTTTAGTTccaaatgaaatataatagaGAGTCTTTTAACTAATCGTCACTTAACTGATGTATCTGATGAGTCAATACTCCTCATTTTCTCTGTACAACATACTATATGCTAAACCTGACACTCTAAACACAGGAGATCTGAGCTTGCTCTCCACAATGTATAAACATTCCTACACCCAGAAGTTGACTTGCATGTATGTAAATTGGTTGAATTTTGCACACCCTGCTTATATCATGTGCATTTATTTTTGTACGtatgtaattttattaaatattacaaaatcaaataaagtgttattgtgaatatatatttaatgaaaattaataatTCAATGCTTGAGAAATACTTGATAATTACAAGTTGCTAATAATTGCTGTGGAATAAGGTGTGAGCCAGACCATTATAATAGGCTAGGAGGGAAAGTAAtaacattttgaataattttatattcatatttgatATGAGTCTAATTTTCACTTTATGTTAAAAAAGCTAAAACTGGAATTAATACATGATCCAGGCAAGAAAGCTTTTGACTTCAGGTAATACAAACTCAGTGTAAGGCTCTTGACTCTATATCAAAAGGTTGATGAATAAATGTCCACTCATATCATTTAAATCAAAGTAAAATCATTAAGGTAATTATGTAATTTATGCTTTGAATCACAGcacattcttcctttcttttttttaaatcaatgataCTGTTAGAAAATGTTCTTCTCCCCCAAAACAACCAaacttaatgaatgaataaatgataaataacacACCAGTGaagaaacaataaataacaaGTAGAATGATTTGAAGAAAACTACTAAATTTTGCACATATGTGCCTGGATGGAAAAACTCACTCAATATTTTGACGTTAATTGACTCTGAGATAATGTATTGATTCCATGCAAATCCTATCAAAATCCCTAGAAAAACAAgcaggtaaaaatacaaaaaaaagttgaaaagagtGAAACAACAGAGTCAAACTTTTATCACATGACATCAAGATGTGTAACAAACaagttataaaatatgttatatattatcatATCATAAATCACAGTGGTACTTGTAGAGCCCTAGAGATCCTGAATAATTGAATAGGAAGACTCACTAATAATGGCTAGCTGTTCTGTTGCACTTATTGTGTCAGACATTATTCTATGcactttacatttattaactcatttcataATGGCCCTCTATAAAAGGGTTTTTAtaactattttacagatgaagaagttgatgcacagagaggttaactaccttgcccaagatcacacagataGTAGGTGTTGGAACGGGAATTTAAACATAAGTAGACTGACTCCAGGGTCTCTTTCCTTCATcactttattataatatattgtcACTATCTACTACGTGCATTAagtttcattatctgtaaaatagaagtgAAAATACACTTACCTACCTTCTCAGGTTGTGAGACTTGAACAAATTATTCTGtgaaagtacttagaacagtccCAGCACAGAGTACACATTCAATgtgaagtatattaaatatttttaccatTTCAAATCAATTAGAAAGGATCAATTTCCTAATATGGCATTAGGACAATGAGGGAATCATTTTGGAAGTTAACCCTAATGCATAGACATTATGGATCCTTACAGAAAATGTATAAAGATTAAATGTttcgccgggcacggtggctcatgcctgtaatcccagcactttgggaggccgaggcaggcagatcacaaggtcaagagatcgagaccatccaggccaacatggtgaaaccccgtctctactaaaaatacaaaaattagctgggtgtggtgacacgcgcctgtaatcccagctactcaggagtctgaggcaggagaatcacttgaacctgggaggtgcaggttgcagtgagccgagatctggccactgcactccagcctggtgacagagcagactccgtctcaaaaaaaaaaaaaaaaaagtttcaaaatttatttctaatggACTtaggtttcaaatatttttaaaagtaaaagaaaactagAAGAGAGTGTAGATTAACTGTTTTTCAGATTTCAGGGTAGATAAACATTTATAACCAAATGAGGAAAGGGCAGAGTACAAAAAAATGTTGATATTGCaacagaataaaaatgttaaagtttTGTAGGCAAAAGCACAATAAGCAAATTGAATAGCAAGTGACAATTCAGATAAAAAACCTATCAGAAAAACAAATAGTGgaaattcaaaaaagaaacatgcaaaagcaaacaaatatatacaaattaagtTTTGTTAGtattcaaataaatatacaattaaacaAAATGGAATCCTGTTTTCTGTTTATCAACTAATAGCAATGGAAAAATGATAATTCCTTGTGTTATTAAAGTTGCAAGGAGAGATGTATTCCCAAATACGCTGGTGAAAGTATAAATTGCTGTAAAAATTTGTGAAATACAATTTGGTAATATAGTGAAAGACTTGAAGAAATGCATACACTTTGATTCAGCAATATTGCTTTACAAATTTATTCTTATAAACTAAACATGCTCGTAAAATCATTGACAAGAATGTTTGTCATCGTTttcattataatagtaaaaaatcaTATCAACCTAAATATCAATTTAGAATGCTTAAATTAATTGTAGTCTATTAATTTTGTGGAACAGTGTGTAATTGTCTAAAAATGACATTGTGGAAAAATAAGCAGATTGGGAAGGTTCATAAAAAAGCAGATTATAAAATAGCATTATGTCATGATTTacttaaaaaacaattatatcTATTCATAAAAAATAGAACCTActtcaaaatattaacaatgggTATTGCTAGGTGGGTGGGATTGTGGATCTTTTTGCTTATGGCTTTCtgtttttacaaattttataataAGCATACACAATTTTGCAatcatataataaattaaaagtcTACTTTTATCCTTTGGTATCTGAACTAGTGTTGGCAAGGAAGGATGGTAGTGTCAGTCACATGGATTTTAAAGTTAGATATGGGTGTGAAACCCAGTTTCTTCACttactaatttaatttttgcATTGACCACATTACTTGATGAGCCTTGGTTCCCTAATGTATAATTGAGGATATGAATATGGATCCTTATAAAaaatttatgaagattaaatgtttCAAATATGTACTATTTCTGAGACATAGTTCCAATGAATGTACCTACACTTCTGCCTCTTTTCTTGCAGTGATGTGTTtctctcaggtatttatttactcTTCAGTTCTTATCTTTTCCAGAGTAGAGAGTGAGGCTCCTCCTAGATCTCGCAGTTGCTCTGCTAGACCTTAAATAAGAAGAAGagtaagagagaaaaggaagaacaaaatggAAGTGAGATTTCAGTAGAAAAGTTGTAATTATATATCGTCAAAACCAAatcagaggccgggcgcggtggctcacacctgtaatcccagcacgttgggaggctgaggcgggcagatcacgaggtcaggagatcgagaccctactggccaacatggtgaaaccccgtctctactaaaatacaaaaaattagctgggcgtggtggtgcctgcctgtagtcccagctactcgggaggctgaggcaggggaatcgcttgaacctgggaggcggaggtcgcagtaagccgagatggagccattgcactccattagactccatctaaacaaacaaacaaacaccaaacaaacaaaaaaaaaaacaaataagatagTTTTTGACCCagaaaggcatttaaaaatgattctatCTTACTAAGACGTGAACATCAAATGATCAACATTGGGAGCAGCCAATATTTGGTGAAAAATATAAGCTGTCAATAAAGCAAAACATGTAGCATTGGGAGATCTCAATGTCTGCTAAAATATCACAATGGAGTGGTTGCCAGGAAAAATCAGCACACATGTTCAATGTGAGGCTATAACCTATTAAAAACCAAACACATCAGAATTTATACTTACAAAATAGTGTTTTCCTTTCCAGTGCTCACTTTCAAAGGCTTTGGACTTTAATGATTTTACCTTATTCAAACCATTTCTGGGGTTCCTTTGGGAATTATTTTCAAAGTCCCTatatattttcttgaatattaTCAGTTGTGACATATATTCACACTTGGATGacacatttgctttttttcttagtaGCAAGACATTTGATATGCAGTGAGATGAAATACAGTGAAGTAACTGGGTAGTTATATTCTGCACTCTGGAGTTTGATCAAAATAGAAATTGGTGAGAAGCTAATGTTATTGTGTGGTAGAAACACACATTTCCTCCCAGCTTTTCATGAAATGTAATAATaagtattatcattatttttaggtTAATCATTCCAGATGTGTGATACAATCTTTGTATACATTTCTATCTTATTGAAGTATTTAACTAGAATTAATTGATTCTGTCATGCAATTTCAACTCTGTTGGCCATTTATCTTGAAGTAACCTGTCCATTGGCATGAATGGAATATATGACATTTTCATTTATGTCAACATTTTTATCTGGCGAATGGGTGAGGGGTTGGTGGCACCTGAAAGTTCTTAATAGAAATATTTCCTGGACCCATCCcttatttcatttctaaaagaTCTCTGTGCATATATACTACATTTCCTTTATctcttcatctgttgatggacacatgggttaattccatttcttggatactgtgaataatgctgcaatgaacacaggagtacagatatcttttggaattctgctttcatttcctttggatatatacccagtagtggaattgctggatcataaggtagttctattttaatattttgaggaatctccatactattttgcatttgtcaaattaaaaaacaatagaagagctctgtgcaaataaatttctgtcttcTGGATCTGCATCAACCTATAGTATGGCatgaaacataaaaaattttatCACCTAAAAATTATCACCATGCAAATATATAAGCAGTatttattattctcattattcTGTTACCCTCCCCAAAGTTGTCAGAGAAATTTTCAACCTTGTCATCCTCACCATCCACAGAATTCACTGATTTCTTGGTGCCCTTATTGCTTCCCTGACAGCTTATGCTTAAAACAATGAACTCCTGGCAATGCCTGTTTGATAAAAATTTCAGTCAGGGTTATATTTGGGCTCCATAAAGTCAAGGATGTCTGCCTTGTTTATGACTGTATCCTCATCATATCTGAACTAATTTGAAGTTAAATCTCATAtcttttaaactttctttcaAAGCCAATAGTCAGTGGCTCCTTCTATAACCCAATTAGCCTATTTAATTGTTTTAGCCTCACACAAATTGGGGTTTTTCTCAGTCcagtctttatatttttgtttactacATGCAACAAAGAAGAACCTAGGTGGGATGGATTCAGCTGATAAACAGTTGGTAGGAAGCACAGCAGTTAAGCAGTTGATACACTTGTTGAACCAATAAGTTTGATAATATTGAGAAACTCATCTAGGTAGGAGTTATCTCTCAGTGGCTGATGGGCAGTGTTGCAATGTGTAATCTATGTGTACTactaatacataaatatttacatgtaaaacTGAAGGACTTTTGAAAATGTCAGGGAGCCACGGAACCATAGAAAAGCCCAGTCAAATATGTTAAATGCATGctcatttagaaaaaatatataaaatagaaactcTATATCTTTAAGGGAACTCAAGACACACTTAATTCTATCCTCTTATGTCTTTCATGCAAAAACTCAGGCTTACCAAGATTAAGCCTTGTCCAAAGGCATGTGCTACATATAGGCATACCTGAGGCCGGATTTCAGATTCTATTGTATTAGTTAGCGGAGAGTGGAGCACATAGATGTGCCTTCAATATATCCTTTTCATCTACACTGAACTTAGTTAAAACATGCAAACAGCTATGCAGAAAGGGCACATTAGTATGATTCTTGCTGCATAGTGGAAACACATGCCCAAGCTTAGTCTAGTGCTATGAACACAAGTAAGGGagacaatgccatttgtagaataATTTAATAACTCCTCAATATTTTTCTTACCCAAGTTATTTTCTCTAATGGCACTCACCGCTGTGCCATTCCTAGTTGATCACACATTTAGGAGACATTTGGTCTCTCAACAAGAATCTGAGTCCTGGATTTGTCATTTACCAGTTTTAGAACTATGGATGAAATTATGAATCTCTATGAATCTCAGGTTTATACTGACAGAGAGTATAATATAGTTACTCTACagtgttattgtgaggattaatagTAAGGCTTATTAAGTGCACTGCCTGATTTCTAGTAGGTATTCTTTTATCATTCTCCTTGTTGCATTCGCAGCCCTATGTTTATTAACCAATATTCAGTTCCTTGCCATGATCTCTCTTGCTCTGAGGACTCTGCATCATCTACCCCCTTCACCTTGGACATTGTTCTCTTCCATGCTTCTACTCTTCCTTCAGAGCTCAGTCCAAGTGTCATCTTTCCCTGATCTTCATTTTTCCACATCTCAGTGATAGGTGCTTCTTCTATGAACTTCCAGAAAACCCTCTCCTCATCTTGACTCTACAGCCACTGTACCTTATTAATAAATTAACCAAGCAGGCAAATATTGAGTATTTGTTAGGAACTCAAGTCTTGGGCTCAGCTATGTGGAAGAGAATTATGAGGCATGATTACCAATTTCAGCTTTGCAAGAGAACACAATGCATAAGAGAATTTAAACATTCTCCGAGGAGCTCATTTCTAAATTGTGTTCCTTACAACATAAATTTTTCATGATGTCCCAGAAATAAAAGTCTTTGTGTCAAATCTGAAAACATTCacattttttctgatattaacaatgcacttagcacaatgttttgtGAAGTCCTGATGTAAAGCAGCCAGCCTACTTTTACCTGAAGAAATTCCCAGCTCCATTTTACCATAGAATACAATTTTTTTCACATAACACCAGGAAGCTGCTTATGATTTAATGATGTTGCTTGCAAAAAAGGAGTTCCATGCCATGTTCTTCAGGATTGTCCTACAGAAAGAACACTGATAGAaaaggcaaaagacttgaattcCATCCTTGCTTTACATTTATTAGGCATGCGATGCTAGGAAATTCAACCATTTATCAGAGTTCCCTTTTTTGTATCTGTAAAAGTGGATAGTAATCCTTACTCTGATAATTCATTTGTTGTCCACAAAAATTCAATATTGATGTATATGAACCAGTTACAAAGCAttataaaatgtgtgtttttattattatttttagaaaaaaagtcaaaatcaaaCTAATAAAAAGGTCTTTTAGGGCGTTTCCTTACCACTTTGAAATTTGCTTCATTCCATCAGCCACCTAACCAAATTCACTTATGAGCTGGTTAACATTTTGCTGAGGTGCTAAGAATTCCTGCTATAGATGATGAAAGAAGCTCTCCCAGAGAGATTCTGTCTATCTTCTTACAGGGAATAATGAAATGAGGGTCCATGAGTTTCATGTTGTCAGCATTTCCTGGAAATGACAAGCAGACAGTATATGATACCCTCATAGTATTTGGATGACAATGGGGGAAGTTTCCTTTGTATGCTGATATTCAGAAGAAGAATCACATCTTCGAAATTTGGGTTAAGGATGGAGTAGGGTGAGAGGGACCTCCTTCGGAAGAGTGATACTATGGAATAATCACACTTCAAGTCCTGAACGAGAAGTCTTGCATCTTCTCAATGATAGAAAACAGATTCTGATAGATTTACTCAGAGTCCAGTCTTGCCAAATTTGGTCAGATTATTTAGTATCCTTTATGAAATCTCTTTAAAATTAATGAGTCTCCAAAGAGGTGGAATTTCCCCAGTGGTTCCTCTTAAACTGAACCCAACTagagaaaatattggaaaaaaattccaGTGTCAATCAACTAAGGCAAGGTTTCCAGGCAGCTCTTTTCTGTGGTCACTGTAGAAAATTGTTGTCTGGGGATTTCAAGTGTGTATTCTCATTCCTTTCCTCTACCCAACAGAGACTTACTGATGTTGTATTCAAGAAAAATTTTTCCAGTGAGTTGTTGAAGGCAGACATTCATTGCAACTTGAGCTCATGAAATGTGTAATGAACTAACTCAACAGCAGGTTACGCATCTGGAGTTCTAGGGTCTAGTCATGGCTCTGCCATTAGTAACTGTTGACCTCAGGCAAGTAGGAAAGCTCTTTTATGAGATTTTTCATTTGTGATATGAAACTTGGTATTACATGGACCTCATGGGTCTTTCTATTTCTAATATTCTATAAACTATGCATTTTATTACAGTTTTAAATtggtatataattatacatattcagagagtacatgtgatattttgatgcatgTACAAAATGTGTAATATCAAgtcagggtaattaggatattcattgcctcaagtatttatcatttcttagtgttggaaaatatttcaaatcttctcttttagctattttgaaatataaaataaatacttgttaactATAGTAATTCTACTGTGCTTTCAAACCCCACAACATATTCCTTCTCACTAGCTGTATTTTTATACCTGTTAATGAATCTCTCTTCATTGCCACTCCCTCATGTTCTTCCTTGTTTccggtaaccatcattctacacTCTTATCTTCATGAGATCAGCTTTTTTAGctctacaaataagtgagaacataacatggtttttttttgtgcctgacttattttacttaatgtaatAGCCTCCatagttccatccatattgctgcaaatgacacgATTTCATTCCTCTTCCAATAGCTGAACAGTACCccactgtgtatatatgccacattttctttatatatttatacattaatgaACACTTAAGTTGaatccatatcttggctattgtgaatagtgctgcaataaacatgggaatgcagatatctctttgctatactgatttttttttatttttggtgtgcacccagcagtgggatttctggattatatggtagttctacttttagttttttgaggaacttccatattggctgtactaatttacatttctaccaatggTTTAGAGTGTTCCCCTTTCCCCCATCCTTGCCAgtatctgtattttttctttttgataacagccattttaattggggtgagataatatctcattgtggttttgatttgcttttcccttATGATTAGTGCTGTTCAGCATTTTTGCATATACTTGTTGTCCATTagtatattttcttctgagaaatgtctattcagatcatttggcCATTGTTTCATTGGATTAactgttttcttgctgttgagttgttaAAGTTGCTtatgtatattctggttatt
Coding sequences within it:
- the LOC100983833 gene encoding olfactory receptor 10Q1; translation: MPVGKLVFNQSDPTEFVFRAFTTATEFQVLLFLLFLLLYLMILCGNTAIIWVVCTHSTLRTPMYFFLSNLSFLEICYTTVVVPLMLSNILGAQKPISLAGCGAQMFFFVTLGSTDCFLLAIMAYDRYVAICHPLHYTLILTRELCTQMLGGALGLALFLSLQLTALIFTLPFCGHHQEINHFLCDVPPVLRLACADIRVHQAVLYVVSILVLTIPFLLICVSYVFITCAILSIRSAEGRRRAFSTCSSHLTVVLLQYGCCSLVYLRPRSSTSEDEDRQIALVYTFVTPLLNPLIYTLRNKDVKGALRSAIIRKAASDAT